attatctggaATTGTTGATTTGCGTATTGGCTTATATTCGTACTAAATATGATCACGGTGTTCGTGTCCCCGTAAATAGTTAACATATTATCagccaatatttaataataaaccataaaacattgatgaattattaattttacattttttaaagagtataatattatgtttaaattattatagttatacatcACAAATCTTAAGAAATTACAAAGTATAAGAAACTGAAGgaacaaataattacaatattattttaaaacatgaaacattacacaatttaatggtcgataataatttaatatgtattatacacaaattttTTGATTGTCTTCAAATatgatcatattttattatacatttcttgCATATatcacacaaaaatattataatggaataaCTTGCTTGCAACGAGATTAGCGAAGGGAGATCATGATTACTCAATACCGGTTTCACGTATCCTTGTAATAGtctgagattttttttttaaaaaaattacgtttttGGAAGTTGTCtgacattaaaaatgaatttacacaatatttacaatttcaaaCGTATTTTTTGTTGACATTTACAACTATACCCATATAATGTTACTTTAACTGGTGCctacaatatagtttatttaaacaaacttcaatttatattgttatatcggGTCGTATCCTAGGCAAAGACTTAATACCGAAGATGATTAACGATTAGTTTCGATTTCATCGAGGGCAAAGATTTACAAAACGTGTTTGTTCGCAACCTCAGCGCACGCGTTGTGCCAAAACAAATGTCGTCGGACCGCTTTCGTAAGATGctgacataataattgtaataataataatagtataatgcgATTGCGACCTTTCAGTTTGGACGATTCCGCCTCCGTTATTATGCTAAACACAAAACTGGTATCccccgttttttttttttacgtcttTGCCTCTTATGCCGCATGAAGATTCATACAAACACACTTGCTCGTCcgtatataaataagaaacgTATCCACCATCATCCTCACAAACGCATTGTACACTGAACAGCGAGTACTACAGAAATACAACGAACAGAAACTCGTCAAAATGCAGGTAAGAGTCGAGGATACAGAAATCAAATTTCTTCTACACCGATGATGATAACCTTCACTCACGTTTCGTGATTTTACACAGGTTACATTGGTTGTATCGTCATTGCTGTTAGCCGCCGTTGCGGTCAGCGCCTACCCCGCAGGACAGAATCCAGAATCCAGAGCCGTTATCTTGAGCCAAGAATCGGGAAACAACCCCGATGGTTCCTCTAAGAACaagtatgtaaaattaatttttttaaaaccatgtACACAcggacaatttttttaagcgCGCCAGTCTCATGTTTTTgaacatttgtatttatctCATTAAGGGTGTATAGGTGCCGGGGTGGGGTTAttaacaatgaaaattatattggtttaatttttatataatatatttaactaaaatgtctataataataaaatataatattataaagcattaacataacatttctaaattaaacaaCTTAAAACCTCCGGTGactttatgtataatgtattacggCATAACGCGCATGAtagatagataaaatattaggaGATCTATGTAgaatttacgtatttaatttgtcacgtactttaaatatatttaactgttaGTTGATGGGTCATACCAGAGGATAATTTTTCGTtctaattgtttattgttattttattttctattttaataatttaaaaaaaaaaagcatttgtTTATTCTTaatcacatttatattatattacgatgcCCTTATTGCAGTTTCCAAACCGATAACGGAATCAGACAAGAACAAGTCAGCTACTTGAAACCAGGCCCTGAAGGACCCGTAGCAGTATTCCAAGGAGCAATCGCTTACGTAGCCCCAGACGGCCAGACCATCCAAACCGGCTACGTTGCCGATGAAAACGGTTACCAGCCGTACGGAGCTCATTTGCCCACACCACCACCAATCCCAGCTGAGATCCAAGAATCGCTCAGACTTCTCGCCACTCTCCCCAGCACTCCTGAACCAGTTTACCAATAGGACAGTGAAGACGTAGTCCACCCCGGCCCGGCTTATCCTTATTCTCGTACTATATATACTCGACCTATAATGATTATCCGCAACATTTCTATAGTGGTTTCCAAGCGCCAACTATAgctttgttaatattatcctTGTACCGCTCTCCTGTCcgtttactttattataatctattaccATGATCTCGTCATTGCGTTTTTTTGTCAATGGcgataatgttaatattttataattactatttctactattg
This sequence is a window from Rhopalosiphum maidis isolate BTI-1 chromosome 1, ASM367621v3, whole genome shotgun sequence. Protein-coding genes within it:
- the LOC113549570 gene encoding endocuticle structural glycoprotein SgAbd-4-like, which codes for MQVTLVVSSLLLAAVAVSAYPAGQNPESRAVILSQESGNNPDGSSKNNFQTDNGIRQEQVSYLKPGPEGPVAVFQGAIAYVAPDGQTIQTGYVADENGYQPYGAHLPTPPPIPAEIQESLRLLATLPSTPEPVYQ